A stretch of the Comamonas testosteroni TK102 genome encodes the following:
- a CDS encoding DUF3579 domain-containing protein, giving the protein MVTPSSKELFIMGMTHAGKTFRPSDWAERLAGVMSQFRPGGACAGSHLSYSPWCVPTVMNGTKCVVINRDLRDYEPMAWDFCLNFAKDNDLQVAEACLLPDKLPAGKK; this is encoded by the coding sequence ATGGTTACCCCTTCCAGCAAAGAACTGTTCATCATGGGTATGACCCATGCCGGAAAAACCTTTCGACCCAGCGACTGGGCCGAGCGCTTGGCCGGTGTCATGAGTCAGTTTCGTCCTGGTGGTGCCTGCGCCGGAAGCCATCTGAGCTACTCTCCCTGGTGCGTGCCCACGGTGATGAACGGCACCAAATGCGTGGTCATCAACCGGGATCTGCGCGACTACGAACCCATGGCCTGGGACTTCTGTCTGAATTTCGCCAAGGACAACGATCTGCAAGTGGCCGAGGCCTGCCTGCTGCCTGACAAGCTGCCAGCTGGCAAGAAGTGA
- the argF gene encoding ornithine carbamoyltransferase: MKHYLQFSDFTADEYDYLLERAALIKKKFKGYEKHHTLTDRTMAMIFEKASTRTRVSFEAGMYQLGGSVVHLTTGDSQLGRSEPIEDSARVISRMTDLVMIRTFGQDKIARFAEYSRVPVINGLTNEFHPCQILADIFTFIEHRGSIKGKVVAWVGDGNNMANTWLQAADLLGFTVHVSTPGGYEVDEQLAFNGKPVNPGCYKVFKDPLEACKGADLVTTDVWTSMGYEAENEARKKAFADWCVDAEMMASAKADALFMHCLPAHRGEEVEAEVIDGPQSVVWDEAENRMHVQKALMEYLLLGRQPG, encoded by the coding sequence ATGAAGCATTACCTGCAATTTAGCGACTTCACCGCCGACGAATACGACTACCTGCTGGAACGCGCAGCCCTGATCAAGAAGAAGTTCAAGGGTTACGAAAAGCACCACACGCTGACCGACCGCACCATGGCCATGATCTTCGAGAAGGCCAGCACGCGCACCCGCGTCAGCTTCGAAGCCGGCATGTACCAGCTCGGCGGCTCGGTGGTCCATCTGACCACAGGCGACAGCCAGCTGGGCCGCTCCGAGCCCATCGAGGACAGCGCTCGCGTCATCAGCCGCATGACCGACCTGGTCATGATCCGCACCTTCGGTCAGGACAAGATAGCGCGCTTTGCCGAGTACTCGCGCGTGCCCGTCATCAACGGCCTGACCAACGAGTTCCACCCCTGCCAGATCCTGGCCGACATCTTCACCTTCATCGAGCACCGCGGCTCGATCAAGGGCAAGGTGGTTGCCTGGGTGGGCGACGGCAACAACATGGCCAACACCTGGCTGCAGGCGGCCGACCTGCTGGGCTTCACGGTCCACGTCAGCACGCCCGGCGGCTACGAGGTGGACGAACAGCTGGCCTTCAACGGCAAGCCCGTCAACCCCGGCTGCTACAAGGTGTTCAAGGATCCTCTCGAAGCCTGCAAGGGTGCCGATCTGGTCACCACCGATGTCTGGACCAGCATGGGCTACGAGGCCGAGAACGAGGCGCGCAAGAAGGCTTTTGCCGACTGGTGCGTGGATGCCGAGATGATGGCCTCGGCCAAGGCCGACGCCCTGTTCATGCACTGCCTGCCTGCCCACCGCGGCGAGGAAGTGGAGGCCGAAGTCATCGACGGACCGCAATCCGTGGTCTGGGACGAGGCCGAAAATCGCATGCATGTGCAAAAGGCACTCATGGAGTACCTGCTGCTGGGCCGCCAGCCAGGCTGA
- the feoB gene encoding ferrous iron transport protein B, whose product MNARESQITMMSPQAAEQAPLRAALLGNPNCGKTALFNLLTGARQKVANYAGVTVERKEGWLSTPGKRRVRVLDLPGTYSLDAHSEDERITRDIVKGQHPREAPPELLVCVTDATHLRLNLRLVLEARALGLPMVVVLNMSDMARRQGLVIDKAKLSELLGVPVVESVGVHLSGARDLLTWLDSDQARQLKAPTLEGQFKPVTGSNSRAQLLALHQQVAEIMRQTVQEPAAPTQRDDRIDSVVLHPLWGTLLLVVTLFLMFQAVFSWAEPLMDGIEGLVSDFGQWVHGVMPDGVLRSLLVDGVIAGTGSVVVFLPQILILFFFILVLEDSGYLPRAAFLLDRIMGSVGLSGRSFIPLLSSFACAVPGIMATRSISSWRDRLLTIMIAPLMTCSARLPVYTLLIGAFIPAQTVAGFFNLQGLVLFALYVGGIVSAMAVAWVGKLATRVKTRTPLLMELPSYRIPSLRSLVLGLYERAMIFLRRVGGIILTVSIVLWFLSSYPGAPEGVTEGAIRYSFAGQIGRALEVVLAPIGFNWQIAIALVPGMAAREVAVGALGTVYALSAVGDDAMAQQLSPLIASSWSMATALSLLVWFVFAPQCISTLAMVKRETNGWRYPLLMAGYLFALAYLASFVTYRIAVALGWG is encoded by the coding sequence ATGAACGCGCGCGAATCCCAGATCACCATGATGAGCCCTCAAGCTGCGGAGCAGGCGCCCCTGCGCGCAGCGCTGCTGGGCAACCCGAATTGCGGCAAGACGGCGCTGTTCAATCTGCTGACCGGCGCCCGCCAGAAGGTGGCGAACTACGCAGGCGTGACCGTGGAGCGCAAGGAAGGCTGGCTGAGCACGCCCGGCAAGCGCCGCGTGCGCGTGCTGGACCTGCCCGGCACCTACAGCCTGGATGCGCACAGCGAGGACGAGCGCATCACGCGCGACATCGTCAAGGGCCAGCACCCGCGCGAAGCGCCGCCCGAGCTGCTGGTCTGCGTGACCGATGCCACCCATCTGCGCCTGAACCTGCGGCTGGTGCTGGAAGCACGCGCCCTGGGCCTGCCCATGGTGGTGGTGCTCAATATGAGCGATATGGCGCGTCGCCAGGGCCTGGTCATCGACAAGGCCAAGCTCAGCGAGCTGCTGGGCGTGCCCGTGGTGGAGAGCGTGGGCGTGCATCTGTCCGGCGCCAGGGATTTGCTGACCTGGCTGGACAGCGATCAGGCCAGGCAGCTCAAGGCTCCGACGCTCGAAGGCCAGTTCAAGCCCGTGACGGGTAGCAACTCGCGCGCCCAGCTGTTGGCCCTGCACCAGCAGGTGGCCGAGATCATGCGCCAGACCGTGCAGGAGCCTGCGGCTCCCACGCAGCGTGACGATCGCATCGACTCCGTGGTGCTGCACCCGCTGTGGGGCACGCTGCTGCTGGTGGTGACGCTGTTCCTGATGTTCCAGGCCGTGTTCAGCTGGGCCGAGCCCCTGATGGACGGCATCGAAGGCCTGGTCAGCGACTTCGGCCAATGGGTGCATGGCGTGATGCCCGATGGCGTGCTGCGCAGCCTGCTGGTCGACGGCGTGATCGCCGGCACCGGCTCGGTGGTGGTCTTTCTGCCGCAGATCCTGATTCTGTTCTTCTTCATCCTGGTGCTGGAAGACTCGGGCTATCTGCCGCGCGCCGCCTTTTTGCTGGACCGCATCATGGGCAGCGTGGGCCTGTCCGGACGCTCCTTCATTCCGCTGCTGTCCAGCTTTGCCTGTGCCGTGCCCGGCATCATGGCCACGCGTTCGATTTCGAGCTGGCGCGACCGTTTGCTGACCATCATGATCGCGCCGCTGATGACCTGCTCGGCACGCCTGCCCGTGTACACGCTGCTGATCGGTGCCTTCATCCCCGCGCAGACCGTGGCCGGCTTCTTCAATCTGCAGGGCCTGGTGCTGTTTGCCCTCTATGTCGGCGGCATCGTCAGTGCCATGGCCGTGGCCTGGGTGGGCAAGCTGGCCACCAGGGTCAAGACCCGCACGCCGCTGCTGATGGAGCTGCCTTCCTACCGCATCCCCAGCCTGCGCAGCCTAGTGCTGGGCCTGTACGAGCGGGCCATGATCTTCCTGCGCCGCGTCGGCGGCATCATCCTGACCGTCAGCATCGTGCTGTGGTTCCTCTCCAGTTACCCCGGCGCTCCCGAGGGCGTGACCGAAGGCGCGATTCGCTACAGCTTTGCGGGCCAGATCGGCCGTGCCCTGGAAGTGGTGCTGGCGCCCATCGGCTTCAACTGGCAGATCGCCATTGCGCTGGTGCCCGGCATGGCCGCTCGCGAGGTGGCGGTGGGGGCGCTCGGTACGGTGTATGCGCTGTCGGCCGTGGGCGATGACGCCATGGCCCAGCAGCTGAGCCCGCTGATCGCCAGCAGCTGGTCGATGGCGACCGCGCTGTCCCTGCTGGTCTGGTTCGTGTTTGCGCCCCAGTGCATCTCCACGCTGGCCATGGTCAAGCGCGAAACCAATGGCTGGCGCTATCCGCTGCTGATGGCCGGCTATCTGTTTGCTCTGGCCTATCTGGCCAGCTTCGTGACCTATCGCATCGCCGTGGCCCTGGGCTGGGGCTGA
- a CDS encoding YkgJ family cysteine cluster protein, producing the protein MTHPCLSCGACCASFRVDFSVHESQEHGGSVPAGLVEEVTDYTCRMRGTDWARPRCAALVGKVGEKAYCGIYEWRPSPCREFAAGSDACNRVRQRHQLPVLESGLI; encoded by the coding sequence ATGACTCATCCCTGCCTTAGCTGCGGCGCCTGCTGTGCGTCCTTTCGTGTCGATTTTTCCGTACACGAGTCCCAGGAGCATGGGGGCAGCGTCCCCGCCGGGCTGGTCGAGGAGGTCACCGACTACACCTGCCGCATGCGCGGCACGGACTGGGCCAGGCCGCGCTGTGCCGCCCTGGTGGGCAAGGTGGGAGAGAAGGCGTACTGCGGCATCTATGAATGGCGCCCCTCGCCTTGCCGCGAGTTCGCCGCGGGCTCGGATGCCTGCAACCGCGTGCGCCAGCGCCATCAGCTGCCGGTGCTGGAAAGCGGCCTGATCTAG
- a CDS encoding MATE family efflux transporter yields the protein MHQPLTHAPIGRALLRFSLPLWGGHVMQSLNTSVNAFWIGRHLGESALSAALHANNLLFALIALVFGISQAANLLVAQAVGAGRWTLARRITGTSASLFLGMSLLMAALGWPLAVPMLDAVGADPATAALAVDYLRVLFLALPPMLLLIFVAAVLRGTGDSRTPFVALLGVALGDALLNPLFIFGAGPLPGLGMAGSALATLVANSLGLAGLLAWLRWQRLPLWIGWRQRRHWRPVPELLRCLVIKGLPMGLQMLVVSLSLVLMLALINTHGTQVSAAYGAALQLWAYVQMPAIAVASACTTIAAQNVGAGHWPRVARTARAGVACHLLLTGACVALLLACDQSVLALFLPEGSTALEPARHLNRIVLGSFVLLGVSSVLAGVVRSTGAVLAPLVIQALALWGLRLPLAWGLQPLWGQDALWWSFPLSALASMLLSIAYYRWGPWRQSRLLDSTTAQN from the coding sequence ATGCACCAGCCCCTGACCCACGCACCGATAGGCCGCGCCCTGCTGCGTTTTTCCCTGCCTCTGTGGGGCGGCCATGTGATGCAGTCGCTCAATACCTCGGTCAATGCCTTCTGGATCGGACGCCACCTGGGTGAGAGCGCACTGTCTGCTGCCCTGCATGCCAACAATCTGCTGTTCGCACTGATCGCTCTGGTCTTCGGCATCAGCCAGGCCGCCAATCTGCTGGTGGCTCAGGCCGTGGGCGCGGGCCGCTGGACCCTGGCCCGCCGCATCACGGGCACCAGTGCCAGCCTGTTTCTGGGCATGTCCCTGCTGATGGCCGCCCTGGGCTGGCCGCTGGCAGTCCCCATGCTGGACGCCGTGGGGGCCGATCCCGCCACCGCCGCGCTGGCCGTGGACTATCTGCGCGTGCTCTTTCTCGCGCTGCCGCCCATGCTGCTGCTGATCTTCGTGGCCGCCGTGCTGCGCGGCACGGGCGACAGTCGCACGCCTTTCGTGGCCCTGCTGGGCGTGGCCCTGGGCGATGCCCTGCTCAACCCCTTGTTCATCTTCGGTGCCGGCCCCCTGCCCGGCCTGGGCATGGCAGGCTCGGCACTGGCCACCCTGGTGGCCAACAGCCTGGGCCTGGCGGGCCTGCTGGCCTGGCTGCGCTGGCAGCGGCTGCCGCTATGGATAGGCTGGCGCCAGCGCCGCCATTGGCGGCCCGTGCCTGAGCTGCTGCGCTGCCTGGTCATCAAGGGCCTGCCCATGGGCCTGCAGATGCTGGTGGTCTCGCTCTCCCTGGTGCTGATGCTGGCCCTGATCAACACCCATGGCACCCAGGTTTCTGCCGCCTACGGCGCGGCCCTGCAGCTATGGGCCTATGTGCAGATGCCGGCTATTGCAGTGGCCTCGGCCTGCACCACCATCGCCGCCCAGAACGTGGGCGCCGGTCACTGGCCACGTGTGGCACGCACGGCGCGTGCCGGCGTGGCCTGCCACCTGCTGCTGACCGGCGCCTGCGTGGCCCTGCTGCTGGCCTGCGACCAGTCCGTGCTCGCCCTGTTTCTGCCCGAGGGCAGCACGGCCCTTGAGCCCGCGCGCCACCTCAACCGCATCGTGCTGGGCTCGTTCGTGCTGCTCGGCGTGAGCAGCGTGCTGGCCGGCGTGGTGCGTTCCACGGGGGCGGTGCTGGCTCCTCTGGTCATCCAGGCCCTGGCGCTGTGGGGCCTTCGCCTGCCTCTGGCCTGGGGGTTGCAGCCTCTGTGGGGGCAGGATGCGCTGTGGTGGAGCTTTCCGCTCAGCGCGCTGGCATCCATGCTGCTGTCCATCGCCTACTACCGCTGGGGCCCGTGGCGCCAGTCACGGCTGCTGGACAGCACGACAGCGCAGAACTAG
- a CDS encoding YkgJ family cysteine cluster protein → MSESVHPCLNCGACCQNYRVEFSIYELQSMGGTVPDELAHEVPGKGNRARMNGTERHPVRCMALRELPEVGAGCIGCGIYEQRSRPCRDFPFASYGCHDTREKFGLPALSEEEVQPWLEAA, encoded by the coding sequence ATGTCCGAATCCGTCCACCCCTGCCTGAACTGTGGCGCCTGCTGCCAGAACTACCGTGTGGAGTTTTCCATTTACGAGCTGCAGTCCATGGGCGGCACCGTCCCCGATGAACTGGCCCATGAAGTGCCCGGCAAGGGCAACCGCGCGCGCATGAACGGCACGGAACGCCACCCGGTGCGCTGCATGGCGCTGCGCGAGCTGCCCGAAGTCGGCGCAGGCTGCATAGGCTGCGGCATCTACGAACAGCGCTCGCGCCCCTGCCGCGACTTTCCGTTTGCCTCCTACGGCTGCCACGACACACGCGAGAAGTTCGGCCTGCCGGCGCTGAGCGAGGAAGAAGTCCAGCCCTGGCTGGAGGCGGCCTGA
- a CDS encoding aspartate aminotransferase family protein produces the protein MTAFIEAASPHVMPTYGRVPIALERGQGCRVWDVNGKEYLDALGGIAVNTLGHNHPKLVPALQDQLAKLIHTSNYYHVPGQETLAKLLTERSGMTNVFFCNTGLEANEAAIKIARKYGVDKGIAKPEIVVYDHAFHGRSIATMSATANPKVRDGFGALLDGFTRVPPNDFEALTAATEGNPHIVAVMMEPIQGEGGLHPMRADYLKKVRELCDAKGWLLIMDEVQAGMGRTGKWFAHQWAGITPDVMTLAKGLGSGVPVGAVVAHKAAAEVLKPGNHGSTFGGNPLSMRAGVETIRIMEEDGLLSHTTEVGDYLKAKLQSELGSLEGFVEVRGQGLMIGVELAKPCGELIGQAAEAGLLLSVTADTVIRLVPPLILSKAEADEIVARLKPLVQAILAA, from the coding sequence ATGACCGCTTTCATCGAGGCAGCTTCGCCCCACGTTATGCCCACTTACGGCCGCGTACCCATCGCGCTGGAGCGCGGCCAGGGCTGCCGCGTTTGGGACGTGAACGGCAAGGAATACCTGGACGCGCTGGGCGGCATCGCCGTCAACACCCTGGGGCACAACCACCCCAAGCTGGTGCCCGCGCTGCAGGATCAACTGGCCAAGCTGATCCACACCAGCAACTACTACCATGTGCCCGGCCAGGAAACCCTGGCCAAGCTGCTGACCGAGCGCTCGGGGATGACCAATGTGTTCTTCTGCAACACCGGCCTGGAAGCCAACGAGGCGGCCATCAAGATCGCCCGCAAGTACGGCGTGGACAAGGGCATCGCCAAGCCAGAGATCGTGGTCTACGACCATGCTTTCCACGGCCGCTCCATTGCCACCATGAGTGCCACCGCCAACCCCAAGGTGCGCGACGGCTTCGGTGCTCTGCTCGACGGTTTCACTCGCGTGCCCCCCAATGACTTCGAGGCACTGACTGCGGCCACCGAAGGCAATCCCCATATCGTCGCGGTGATGATGGAGCCCATCCAGGGCGAAGGCGGCCTGCACCCCATGCGCGCCGACTACCTCAAGAAGGTGCGCGAGCTGTGCGATGCCAAGGGCTGGCTGCTGATCATGGACGAGGTGCAGGCCGGCATGGGCCGCACCGGCAAGTGGTTTGCCCACCAGTGGGCCGGCATCACCCCCGATGTGATGACCCTGGCCAAGGGCCTGGGCTCGGGCGTGCCCGTGGGCGCCGTGGTGGCGCACAAGGCGGCTGCCGAAGTGCTCAAGCCCGGCAACCACGGCTCCACCTTTGGCGGCAACCCGCTGTCCATGCGTGCCGGCGTGGAAACCATCCGCATCATGGAAGAGGACGGCCTGCTGTCCCATACCACCGAGGTGGGCGACTACCTGAAGGCTAAACTGCAGTCTGAACTGGGCAGCCTCGAAGGCTTTGTCGAAGTGCGCGGCCAGGGTCTGATGATCGGCGTGGAGCTGGCCAAGCCCTGCGGCGAGCTGATTGGCCAGGCCGCAGAAGCCGGCCTGCTGCTGAGCGTGACCGCCGACACCGTGATTCGCCTGGTGCCGCCGCTGATCCTGAGCAAGGCCGAAGCCGACGAAATCGTCGCCAGGCTCAAGCCCCTGGTTCAAGCCATCCTGGCCGCCTGA
- the mqo gene encoding malate dehydrogenase (quinone) has translation MKKSIKAGLGAVAALVLAALLFLFWPIFPRSVPKAENEQPVDVVMVGAGVMSTTLATYLQELQPDWKIEVFERLDGVALESSNGWNNAGTGHSGFAELNYTPQLPDGSVETKRAVGIAEQFEVTRQFWAHQVGRGHLQSPETFVNATPHMSFVWGDDNIAFLKKRQQALVQNPLFYGMEYSEDQAQIKKWAPLMIEGRDPAQKIAATYMPLGTDVNHGAWTEQLMASLQKGPNFQLHLQSEVTALRQNADKTWNVTVADLAKGGQEKTVKAKFVFVGAGGAALKLLQASGIPESKNYAGFPVGGQFLAIENPELAKRHDVKAYGIASTGSPPMSVPHLDARQLDGKPVMLFGPFALATTKFLKNGSWWDLFSSVTHDNLMGMLRVGIHNLDLVQYLMQQAELTDADRQAVLAQYFPEAKREDWKLVTAGQRVQIIKRDPEKGAVLQFGTEIVGSEDGSIAALLGASPGASTAPHIMLNLLKKSFPEQMASTEWKAHIQQIVPSYGRKINEDAAYTNEIRRMTSSALKLPYVDVPADLGKKAEAAPAPTAAPQNPTQLNKEMQAL, from the coding sequence ATGAAAAAGTCGATCAAAGCAGGACTGGGAGCCGTCGCGGCCCTGGTCCTGGCCGCGCTATTGTTTTTGTTTTGGCCAATATTTCCTCGCTCCGTCCCCAAGGCCGAGAACGAGCAGCCCGTTGATGTGGTGATGGTGGGCGCCGGTGTGATGAGCACGACGCTGGCCACCTACCTGCAGGAGCTGCAGCCCGACTGGAAGATCGAGGTCTTCGAGCGCCTGGACGGCGTGGCCCTGGAAAGCTCCAACGGCTGGAACAACGCCGGTACCGGCCACTCGGGCTTTGCCGAACTCAACTACACGCCCCAGCTGCCCGATGGCAGCGTGGAAACCAAGCGTGCCGTGGGCATTGCCGAGCAGTTCGAGGTGACGCGCCAGTTCTGGGCCCACCAGGTCGGCCGCGGCCATCTGCAGTCGCCCGAGACTTTCGTGAACGCCACGCCCCATATGAGCTTCGTCTGGGGTGATGACAACATCGCCTTCCTCAAGAAGCGCCAGCAGGCCCTGGTCCAGAACCCCCTGTTCTACGGCATGGAGTACTCCGAAGACCAGGCACAGATCAAGAAGTGGGCCCCGCTGATGATCGAAGGCCGTGATCCGGCCCAGAAGATCGCCGCCACCTATATGCCCCTGGGCACCGACGTGAACCATGGCGCCTGGACCGAGCAGCTGATGGCCTCGCTCCAGAAGGGCCCCAACTTCCAGCTGCACCTGCAAAGCGAAGTCACGGCCCTGCGCCAGAACGCCGACAAGACCTGGAACGTGACCGTGGCCGATCTGGCCAAGGGCGGCCAGGAAAAGACCGTCAAGGCCAAGTTCGTCTTCGTCGGTGCCGGCGGTGCCGCACTCAAGCTGCTGCAGGCCTCGGGCATCCCCGAATCCAAGAACTACGCCGGCTTCCCCGTGGGCGGCCAGTTCCTGGCCATCGAGAACCCCGAGCTGGCCAAGCGCCACGACGTCAAGGCCTACGGCATCGCCTCCACCGGCTCACCTCCCATGTCCGTGCCCCACCTGGACGCCCGCCAGCTCGACGGCAAGCCCGTGATGCTGTTCGGCCCCTTTGCACTGGCCACCACCAAGTTCCTCAAGAACGGCTCCTGGTGGGACCTGTTCTCCTCGGTCACCCATGACAATCTGATGGGCATGCTGCGCGTGGGCATCCACAACCTGGACCTGGTCCAGTACCTGATGCAGCAGGCCGAGCTGACCGACGCAGACCGTCAGGCCGTGCTGGCCCAGTACTTCCCCGAAGCCAAACGCGAGGACTGGAAGCTGGTCACCGCCGGCCAGCGTGTGCAGATCATCAAGCGCGACCCTGAAAAAGGCGCCGTGCTGCAGTTCGGCACCGAAATCGTGGGCTCGGAAGACGGCAGCATCGCCGCCCTGCTGGGTGCCTCGCCCGGTGCCTCGACCGCTCCCCACATCATGCTGAACCTGCTCAAGAAGTCCTTCCCCGAGCAGATGGCCAGCACCGAGTGGAAGGCCCACATCCAGCAGATCGTGCCCTCCTACGGCCGCAAGATCAACGAGGATGCCGCCTATACCAACGAGATCCGCCGCATGACCAGCTCGGCCCTGAAGCTGCCCTATGTGGATGTCCCTGCCGATCTGGGCAAGAAGGCCGAAGCGGCTCCCGCGCCTACCGCAGCTCCCCAGAACCCCACCCAGCTGAACAAGGAAATGCAGGCGCTCTAG
- the rpsT gene encoding 30S ribosomal protein S20: MATKAKKNPRLASGRKRARQNVKLNAANTSLRSKYRTAVKNVEKAVVAGDKTKAAELFAKAQSVIDAIADKGIFHKNKAARDKSRLSAKVKTLALAA, translated from the coding sequence ATGGCAACTAAAGCCAAAAAGAACCCCCGCCTGGCTTCTGGCCGCAAGCGCGCGCGCCAGAACGTCAAGCTGAACGCTGCGAACACTTCGCTGCGTTCCAAGTACCGTACTGCTGTCAAGAATGTCGAGAAGGCTGTTGTGGCCGGCGACAAGACCAAGGCAGCTGAACTGTTTGCCAAGGCTCAGTCCGTGATCGACGCGATCGCCGACAAGGGCATCTTCCACAAGAACAAGGCAGCTCGCGACAAGAGCCGCCTGTCCGCCAAGGTCAAGACCCTGGCTCTGGCTGCTTAA
- the murJ gene encoding murein biosynthesis integral membrane protein MurJ — translation MSLFKAASTVSLLTLASRISGLVRDLLMASMFGANALTDAFNVAFRIPNLFRRLFAEGAFSQAFVPVLAASKTRDGEEATRHLISHVATLLFWALLVVCVLGVIGAPLLVWLLASGMRQSPDGYHAAVVMTRWMFPYIGFMSLVALSAGILNTWKKFAVSAATPVLLNLSMIVAALLGAPWFEKQGIEPIYAMAGGVMLGGVLQLAVQIPALRSMGLMPRIGFSPAAIRAAWDEAGVRRILALMGPALLGVGVAQVSLMINTQIASYMAPGSVTWLFYADRLMEFPTSLLGVALGVVLTPQLASARAAGDGERYSNMLDWGLRLVVLLAVPCAVGLLTFATPLVATLFHRGALHDSDVGQIALALMGYGAGLLGLVAIKVLAPGYYASQDIRTPVKIAIVVLVITQLLNLVLVPWLKHTGLALSIGLAALVNATWLLIGLLRRGTYKPGPGWLKFILQVIAASALLAVLLLWGSQHFDWVGLRSNGLLRAGLLAAMMAGAAVLYFGALRLSGLNLRQLLRR, via the coding sequence GTGTCACTGTTCAAAGCCGCCTCCACCGTATCTCTTCTGACGCTGGCCTCCCGTATTTCGGGGCTGGTGCGCGATCTGCTCATGGCCTCCATGTTCGGCGCCAATGCGCTGACCGATGCCTTCAATGTCGCTTTCAGAATTCCCAATCTCTTTCGTCGTCTGTTCGCCGAGGGCGCTTTCAGTCAGGCCTTTGTGCCGGTGCTGGCCGCGAGCAAGACCCGGGATGGCGAGGAGGCCACGCGCCACCTGATCAGTCATGTTGCAACCCTGCTGTTCTGGGCGCTGCTGGTGGTCTGCGTGCTGGGTGTGATCGGCGCTCCGCTGCTGGTCTGGTTGCTGGCCAGTGGCATGCGCCAGTCGCCCGACGGCTATCACGCCGCTGTGGTGATGACGCGCTGGATGTTCCCCTATATCGGCTTCATGTCGCTGGTGGCGTTGTCGGCAGGCATTCTCAATACTTGGAAGAAGTTCGCGGTATCGGCCGCCACGCCCGTGCTGCTCAATCTCAGCATGATCGTGGCGGCTCTGCTGGGAGCACCCTGGTTCGAAAAGCAGGGCATAGAGCCCATCTACGCCATGGCCGGCGGCGTGATGCTGGGCGGGGTGCTGCAGCTGGCGGTGCAGATTCCGGCGCTGCGCTCCATGGGGCTGATGCCCCGGATCGGCTTTTCGCCTGCAGCCATTCGCGCAGCCTGGGACGAGGCAGGCGTGCGCCGTATCCTGGCGCTGATGGGGCCGGCGCTGCTGGGGGTTGGCGTGGCCCAGGTTTCATTGATGATCAACACCCAGATCGCTTCCTATATGGCGCCCGGCAGCGTGACCTGGCTGTTCTATGCCGACCGTCTGATGGAGTTTCCCACGTCCCTGCTGGGCGTGGCCCTGGGCGTGGTGCTGACGCCGCAGCTGGCGTCCGCCAGGGCGGCCGGTGACGGCGAGCGCTACTCCAATATGCTGGACTGGGGGCTGCGACTGGTGGTGCTGCTGGCCGTGCCCTGCGCCGTGGGCCTGCTGACCTTCGCCACGCCGCTGGTAGCCACGCTGTTCCATCGTGGCGCCCTGCATGACAGCGATGTGGGACAGATCGCCCTGGCCCTGATGGGCTACGGCGCTGGCCTGCTGGGCCTGGTGGCCATCAAGGTGCTGGCGCCAGGCTATTACGCCAGCCAGGACATCCGCACACCCGTGAAGATCGCGATCGTGGTGCTGGTCATTACGCAGTTGCTCAATCTGGTGCTGGTGCCCTGGCTCAAGCACACGGGGCTGGCCCTGTCCATCGGCCTAGCTGCGCTGGTCAATGCGACCTGGCTGCTCATCGGCTTGCTGCGTCGCGGCACCTACAAGCCCGGACCGGGGTGGCTGAAGTTCATCCTGCAGGTGATCGCTGCCAGTGCCTTGCTGGCGGTGCTGCTGCTCTGGGGCAGTCAACATTTCGACTGGGTGGGCCTGCGTAGCAATGGCTTGCTGCGTGCTGGGCTGCTGGCCGCCATGATGGCCGGGGCCGCCGTGCTCTACTTCGGCGCGCTGAGGTTGTCAGGCCTGAATCTGCGTCAGTTGCTGCGCCGCTAG
- a CDS encoding FeoA family protein yields MNAFSVQASESGVPSSSAAATAAATGPVMGLDQLVVNQPARVVDLASSEGEDESLLLRLMEIGFLPGESVRVVATGFPGPDPLAVRIGQATFALRRHEAAQVLVQLEAAA; encoded by the coding sequence ATGAATGCTTTTTCTGTTCAAGCGTCTGAATCCGGCGTGCCATCTTCCAGCGCTGCAGCCACGGCCGCCGCAACCGGGCCCGTCATGGGCCTGGATCAGCTGGTGGTGAATCAGCCAGCCCGGGTGGTGGATCTGGCTTCCTCCGAAGGCGAGGATGAAAGCCTGTTGCTCAGACTCATGGAAATCGGTTTTCTGCCTGGCGAGTCCGTGCGCGTCGTCGCCACCGGCTTTCCCGGCCCCGACCCGCTGGCCGTGCGCATAGGTCAGGCGACGTTTGCGCTGCGCCGCCACGAGGCGGCCCAGGTGCTGGTGCAGCTGGAGGCCGCAGCATGA